A stretch of Apis cerana isolate GH-2021 linkage group LG1, AcerK_1.0, whole genome shotgun sequence DNA encodes these proteins:
- the LOC107992814 gene encoding RNA exonuclease 5 isoform X2 codes for MSTEADQSNDTDNSDVSMEENVKRKRPCDEDLKETFLEHSTKKKNIEGTEESDTLANKKPRLSGDDYLKLKHELRERKKQLTKIPRFQLKAVGESASLSINVKSENRIPIFLSDVQHLLLYSLHGHHSPYVPTRWCQLEKYNKVTHTVVFVVEGLSLYHFMAYESMFPYITSKLEHRVEIVTPTAYGGSVIEDLAAVPITGIQSDKLIKQYGSLEAALQSNSDVIKLLRTVFPMYENLSMNAEKFKTGSELPPTDKFPRTQLLLSLCQMVEENYPVPLKGELAKKYENYIMTKDVYVEVNAKSPMFGLDCEMCKTTTGELELTRISLVDESMKIIYNSLVKPDNPITDYLTRFSGITKNMLDGVTTTLSDVQQTLRKLLPTDAILVGQSLNSDLHTLKMMHPYIIDTSVIFNITGDRYRKTKLQTLVKEFLGERIQENKSGHCPTEDSQASMKLVQLKLANSLDYGDAVLLGQCNMNVLKMEAEKRTNDQQSFKTEIRKYATSIFKHVTKDKKSAAIVGIGEVMNEYSKYLTCSLNIMDDENFNENDQVRLVVADNDKQAVLRASQIAMEHAFTLCHIRINQDKLKYDQIEKTFRTVNKWVHKLWQHMAVNGLACVIFPGENNAANGACFLNLKKEISEDCIVGV; via the exons ATg tcTACAGAAGCTGATCAGTCAAATGATACAGACAACAGTGATGTTTCCATGGAGGAAAATGTCAAACGTAAACGTCCATGTGATGAAGATTTGAAAGAAACATTTCTAGAACATTctactaaaaagaaaaatatagaaggtACTGAAGAATCAGATACACTTGCTAACAAAAAGCCTAG attaagCGGAGATgactatttaaaattgaaacacgAATTACGGGAACGTAAAAAACAACTTACAAAAATACCtcgatttcaattaaaagCAGTTGGTGAAAGTGCTAGTTTAAGTATTAACGttaaaagtgaaaatagaATTCCTATTTTTCTTAGTGATGTGCAACATTTATTGTTGTATTCATTACATGGTCATCATTCACCGTATGTACCAACAAGATGGTGTCagcttgaaaaatataataag gtcACACATACTGTGGTCTTTGTTGTTGAAGGACtttctttatatcattttatggcTTATGAAAGCATGTTTCCTTACATAACATCAAAATTGGAACATCGTGTAGAAATTGTAACACCTACAGCATATGGAGGATCAGTAATAGAGGATCTTGCAGCTGTTCCTATAACTGGAATACAAagcgataaattaattaaac AATATGGATCATTAGAAGCTGCATTACAAAGTAACAgtgatgtaataaaattattacggaCTGTTTTTCCGatgtatgaaaatttatcaatgaatGCTGAAAAGTTTAAAACAGGATCTGAACTACCTCCTACAGATAAATTTCCTCGTACACAATTACTCTTATCATTATGTCAAATGGTAGAAGAAAATTATCCTGTTCCATTGAAAGGAGAATTGGCaaagaa gtatgaaaattatataatgacaaAAGATGTTTATGTAGAAGTTAATGCAAAATCACCAATGTTTGGTTTAGATTGTGAAATGTGTAAAACGACTACTGGAGAATTGGAATTAACAAGAATATCTCTTGTGGATGAAAGTATGAAA attatttataatagtctGGTAAAGCCGGATAATCCTATAACAGACTATCTCACACGCTTCAGCggtataacaaaaaatatgttgGATGGTGTTACAACTACATTATCGGATGTTCAACAAACATTACGAAAATTACTACCTACAGATGCAATTCTTGTAGGACAAAGCTTAAATTCTGACCTTCATACGTTAAAAATGATGCATCCatatattatcgatacatccgtaatatttaacattactGGTGACAG atatagaaaaacgaaattacaaaCTTTAGTAAAAGAATTCCTTGGTGAAAgaatacaagaaaataaatctgGTCATTGTCCTACCGAAGATTCACAGGCTTCTATGAAATTAGTACAATTAAAGTTAGCAAATAGTTTGGATTATGGAGATGCTGTATTACTTGGTCAATGCAAtatgaatgtattaaaaatggaaGCAGAAAAGAGAACGAACGATCAACAATCATTTAAAACTGAAATACGGAAGTATGCTACTTCAATCTTCAAACATgtaacaaaagataaaaaatctgCTGCCATTGTGGGTATTGGGGAAGTTATGAatgaatattctaaatatttaacttgTTCTCTCAATATTATggatgatgaaaattttaatgaaaacgaTCAA gtgCGTCTTGTAGTAGCAGATAATGATAAACAAGCTGTACTTCGAGCTTCACAGATAGCCATGGAACATGCCTTTACTTTGTGtcatattagaataaatcaagataaattaaaatatgatcaaaTAGAAAAGACTTTTCGTACTGTAAATAAATGGGTACATAAATTATGGCAACATATGGCAGTGAATGGTTTAGCTTGCGTTATATTTCCGGGAGAAAATAACGCAGCAAATGGTGcttgttttttgaatttgaaaaaagaaatatctgaaGATTGTATAGTAGgtgtttga
- the LOC114576842 gene encoding uncharacterized protein PF3D7_1120600-like: MPRKSVNEMVAKHDDKTRALIETVSLYSPLRRSSRIKQNLKKNDSSPELSLNDVSNTQIPRQQITTVDNTISIKNQRKLRSRTNTISSDIEVLETDISTTTKKTRNNPSNNNKIIDSRRSKYFVKDESETNSPSVKNTHNIRASSMEPETISDKLTEKQNNELRKTSIKTKRQSLLIPSEIIVTEEKEELMKFSLNRTLPDINENIQSDSKSSFKSSIQKNEPLPFPTNKCDRSNNSICEEHLNNIDTSVDFVEEVFNRKKQPEKESVQNESNDSIMLIKQYTNELKSEKKYPENETINKKYQEKFEVDDDSNTNLFQDISVIEWKKKNNETDKNSLNLSSENIKNEKECDLVLVDKDAWLSAEKLKKNKKKIFDYDSDDTIVLKVQRDSMKEENDTDILMDMSEDKCKLNNSTSKSSTSNKQQTMKDKNKEKKEVKSDMEETEEDVKLQNIGISDRKSLRDKTRKKLKKNYSTTANILFDSEKSKNISDSDDTQKKFMNIPKFLFAETSDSENNDSESNNSIDSDIQKEYNFHGKNISKFSDDDIVGDECRASEMESSDPDDNGSDMADFIVDNDEVEEEEEESESEEEENEEIENEEKKNKESENEENEDEEIEIEEKEDEESEEKENEEIENDVELDIEENDKKSKKKSKNKKRDQNIEKSLNGSQIIFNKKIKDLDVKIDNSKENVNESMIYSTPKINLSDKEKFNIKNYDVQKNLSLDEEKSKDITLKKKSKKLKNNESLAHRSLPSELIEFVTETNLSRPMSSKVLGLNKTTLVLGSDTPTTRYLKKDKLNESAPILKSDTMFEELTNTINSSKKNDQIEKENEDDNEKNKKISKVNDSLEKKSFNIVDNMLKNDQKMQKKRKQSIVKEITDPILFENDFQLNKHNTEILKKTEHFVPFCNTNDNETKEVDKTKKKKKKTHDIDIKKNIFNIETKSESLNEKICNEIKKKKERENTTDYVSNLTNINNINIKGKKETHDINVQMKEKIIIEDIIENKSKNLDEEIHNEVNKKKKKNILENISDSSNINKENNIIKKKEQVLDILPKNNILNVQLSKKNKKKKIHDTDIQIKEEIFKDIVETKSKNLDKEIRKKKKEIRIENIPNLSNIDKDINIVNEKEEISYILSNKNVLNEQLFKKNKKKKNVIDVQMKKENITEKNLENHDKKVHNEEKRKKKEENTIKDSSNLTNSIIEKTEVMKHKKGSDGLSNNNISNELLSKEKKRKQKLLKEVVLQDKEELLEKISQKKQKLLKNTSISNTTQKRKQSETYESKPKKRKIFVEQDFSLPSNSGSTTDFDVIDIQKIRNKKNISFRDRMLARNSRQSVSLYMKYLKKQKMKSSVNNFMFH, encoded by the exons atgcCACGAAAATCAGTTAATGAAATGGTTGCAAAGCATG aTGACAAAACTCGTGCTCTTATCGAAACAGTATCGCTTTATTCACCACTTCGTAGAAGTTCAAGAATTAAACAAaaccttaaaaaaaatgattcttcaCCTGAATTGTCTCTAAATGATGTTAGTAATACACAAATTCCAAGACAACAAATAACTACTGTTGATAATactatttccattaaaaatcaaagaaagttACGTTCTAGAACAAATACTATATCATCAGATATTGAAGTCTTAGAAACAGATATTAGTACAACAACAAAGAAAACTAGAAATAAtccttctaataataataaaataatagatagtcGAAGAAg taaatattttgtaaaagatGAATCAGAAACAAATTCACCATCAGTAAAAAACACACATAATATAAGAGCTAGTTCTATGGAACCTGAAACTATATCTGATAAACTAAcagaaaaacaaaacaatgaattaagaaaaacatctattaaaacaaaaagacaatctttattaataccttcagaaataattgttacagaagagaaagaagaattaatgaaattttctttaaatcgtaCATTACctgatattaatgaaaatatacaatcag attcaaaaagttcttttaaaagttctatacaaaaaaatgaacCATTACCATTTCCAACAAATAAATGTGATCGaagtaataatagtatatgTGAAGagcatttaaataacattg atacttCCGTTGATTTTGTTGAAGAAGTATTTAACAGAAAAAAGCAGCCAGAGAAAGAATCTGTACAAAATGAATCTAATGAttcaataatgttaataaaacaatatacaaacgaattaaaatcagaaaaaaaatatccagagaatgaaacaataaataaaaaatatcaagaaaaatttgaagttgATGATGattctaatacaaatttatttcaagatatttcagttattgaatggaaaaagaaaaataatgaaactgataaaaattctttaaatttatcaagtgaaaatataaaaaatgaaaaggaatGTGATCTTGTTTTAGTTGATAAAGATGCATGGTTATCTGCggaaaaactgaaaaaaaataaaaaaaaaatatttgattatgattCAGATGATACTATTGTATTAAAAGTACAAAGAGATTCCATGAAAGAAGAGAATGATACAGATATATTGATGGATATGTCAGaagataaatgtaaattaaataatagtacAAGTAAATCTTCTACTAGCAATAAACAACAAactatgaaagataaaaataaagaaaaaaaagaagtaaaaagcGATATGGAAGAAACAGAAGAAGatgtaaaattacaaaatataggGATATCAGATCGAAAATCACTGAGagataaaacaagaaaaaaattgaaaaaaaattattcaacaacagctaatattttatttgactctgaaaaaagtaaaaatatttctgattcAGATGacacacaaaaaaaattcatgaacatacctaaatttttatttgccgAAACTAGCGATAGTGAGAACAATGATAGTGAATCTAATAATAGTATAGATTCTGATATTCAaaaggaatataattttcacggtaaaaatatttcgaagttTTCCGATGATGATATAGTAGGAGATGAATGTAGAGCATCAGAAATGGAATCATCAGATCCAGATGATAATGGATCAGATATGGCAGACTTTATAGTTGATAATGATGaagttgaagaagaagaagaagaaagtgaaagtgaagaggaagaaaatgaagaaattgaaaatgaagagaagaagaacaaagaaagtgaaaatgaagaaaacgaagatgaagaaattgaaattgaagaaaaagaagacgaagaaagtgaagagaaagaaaatgaagaaattgaaaatgatgttGAGTTAGATATTGaagagaatgataaaaaaagtaagaaaaagagcaaaaataaaaagcgagatcaaaatattgaaaaatcgttaaatggatctcaaataatatttaataaaaaaataaaagatcttgatgttaaaatcgataattcaaaagaaaacgtCAATGAATCAATGATATATAGTActcctaaaattaatttatctgacaaagaaaaatttaatattaaaaattatgatgttCAGAAAAATTTGTCTCTTGACGAGGAAAAAAGTAAAGATATAACgctaaagaaaaaatcaaaaaaattaaaaaacaatgaaagTCTTGCACATAGAAGTCTTCCAtctgaattaattgaatttgtaaCAGAAACAAATCTGTCAAGACCAATGTCATCTAAAGTATTGGGATTAAACAAAACAACATTAGTTTTGGGAAGCGATACACCTACAacaagatatttgaaaaaagataaattaaatgaaagtgCACCAATATTGAAATCAGATACCATGTTCGAAGAATTAACAAATACTATTAATAGTAGTAAGAAAAacgatcaaattgaaaaagaaaatgaagacgacaatgaaaaaaacaaaaaaatatctaaagtaaatgattctttagaaaaaaaatcatttaatattgtggataatatgttgaaaaatgatcaaaaaatgcaaaaaaaacgaaagcaATCAATAGTAAAGGAAATAACTGAtcctatattatttgaaaacgattttcaattgaataaacataatacagaaatattaaagaaaactgAACATTTTGTTCCTTTTTGTAATACTAATGataatgaaacaaaagaaGTAgataagacaaaaaaaaagaaaaagaaaacacatgatattgatataaaaaaaaatatattcaatattgaaacaaaatctGAAAgtcttaatgaaaaaatatgcaatgaaataaaaaagaagaaagaaagagaaaatacaaCTGATTATGTTTCAAATttgacaaatataaataacattaacataaaggggaaaaaggaaacacATGATATTAATGtacaaatgaaagaaaaaataattattgaagatatcattgaaaataaatcgaaaaatcttGATGAAGAAATACATaatgaagtaaataaaaagaaaaaaaaaaatatacttgaaaatatttcagattcatcaaatataaataaagaaaataatataataaaaaaaaaggagcaaGTGTTAGATATTTTAccgaagaataatattttaaatgtgcaattatctaagaaaaataagaaaaaaaaaatacatgatactgatatacaaataaaagaagaaatatttaaagatattgttgaaacaaaatcaaaaaatcttgataaagaaataaggaaaaagaaaaaagaaattagaatagaaaatattcctaatttatcaaatatagataaagacattaatatagtaaatgaaaaggaagaaatttcatatattctatcaaataaaaatgttttaaatgaacaattatttaagaaaaataagaaaaagaaaaatgttattgatgtacaaatgaaaaaagaaaatattactgaaaaaaatttagaaaatcatgataaaaaagtacataacgaagaaaaaagaaaaaagaaagaagaaaacacAATTAAAGATAGTTCAAATCTTACAAAttctataattgaaaaaactgaagtaatgaaacataaaaaaggcTCAGATGGTctgtcaaataataatatttcaaatgaattgttatctaaagaaaagaaaagaaaacaaaagttattaaaagaagTTGTTTTAcaagataaagaagaattacttgaaaaaatatcacaaaaaaagcaaaaattattaaaaaatacttcaatATCTAATACAACACAAAAACGAAAGCAATCAGAAACTTATGAATCCAaacctaaaaaaagaaagatatttgtAGAACAGGATTTTAGTTTACCAAGTAATTCTGGAAGTACTACTGATTTTGATGTCATTGATATACAAAAgattagaaacaaaaaaaatatttcatttcgagaTAGAATGCTTGCTAGAAATTCAAGACAATCTGTGTCTCTttacatgaaatatttaaaaaaacagaaaatgaaatcttctgttaataattttatgtttcattaa
- the LOC107992814 gene encoding RNA exonuclease 5 isoform X3, producing MEENVKRKRPCDEDLKETFLEHSTKKKNIEGTEESDTLANKKPRLSGDDYLKLKHELRERKKQLTKIPRFQLKAVGESASLSINVKSENRIPIFLSDVQHLLLYSLHGHHSPYVPTRWCQLEKYNKVTHTVVFVVEGLSLYHFMAYESMFPYITSKLEHRVEIVTPTAYGGSVIEDLAAVPITGIQSDKLIKQYGSLEAALQSNSDVIKLLRTVFPMYENLSMNAEKFKTGSELPPTDKFPRTQLLLSLCQMVEENYPVPLKGELAKKYENYIMTKDVYVEVNAKSPMFGLDCEMCKTTTGELELTRISLVDESMKIIYNSLVKPDNPITDYLTRFSGITKNMLDGVTTTLSDVQQTLRKLLPTDAILVGQSLNSDLHTLKMMHPYIIDTSVIFNITGDRYRKTKLQTLVKEFLGERIQENKSGHCPTEDSQASMKLVQLKLANSLDYGDAVLLGQCNMNVLKMEAEKRTNDQQSFKTEIRKYATSIFKHVTKDKKSAAIVGIGEVMNEYSKYLTCSLNIMDDENFNENDQVRLVVADNDKQAVLRASQIAMEHAFTLCHIRINQDKLKYDQIEKTFRTVNKWVHKLWQHMAVNGLACVIFPGENNAANGACFLNLKKEISEDCIVGV from the exons ATGGAGGAAAATGTCAAACGTAAACGTCCATGTGATGAAGATTTGAAAGAAACATTTCTAGAACATTctactaaaaagaaaaatatagaaggtACTGAAGAATCAGATACACTTGCTAACAAAAAGCCTAG attaagCGGAGATgactatttaaaattgaaacacgAATTACGGGAACGTAAAAAACAACTTACAAAAATACCtcgatttcaattaaaagCAGTTGGTGAAAGTGCTAGTTTAAGTATTAACGttaaaagtgaaaatagaATTCCTATTTTTCTTAGTGATGTGCAACATTTATTGTTGTATTCATTACATGGTCATCATTCACCGTATGTACCAACAAGATGGTGTCagcttgaaaaatataataag gtcACACATACTGTGGTCTTTGTTGTTGAAGGACtttctttatatcattttatggcTTATGAAAGCATGTTTCCTTACATAACATCAAAATTGGAACATCGTGTAGAAATTGTAACACCTACAGCATATGGAGGATCAGTAATAGAGGATCTTGCAGCTGTTCCTATAACTGGAATACAAagcgataaattaattaaac AATATGGATCATTAGAAGCTGCATTACAAAGTAACAgtgatgtaataaaattattacggaCTGTTTTTCCGatgtatgaaaatttatcaatgaatGCTGAAAAGTTTAAAACAGGATCTGAACTACCTCCTACAGATAAATTTCCTCGTACACAATTACTCTTATCATTATGTCAAATGGTAGAAGAAAATTATCCTGTTCCATTGAAAGGAGAATTGGCaaagaa gtatgaaaattatataatgacaaAAGATGTTTATGTAGAAGTTAATGCAAAATCACCAATGTTTGGTTTAGATTGTGAAATGTGTAAAACGACTACTGGAGAATTGGAATTAACAAGAATATCTCTTGTGGATGAAAGTATGAAA attatttataatagtctGGTAAAGCCGGATAATCCTATAACAGACTATCTCACACGCTTCAGCggtataacaaaaaatatgttgGATGGTGTTACAACTACATTATCGGATGTTCAACAAACATTACGAAAATTACTACCTACAGATGCAATTCTTGTAGGACAAAGCTTAAATTCTGACCTTCATACGTTAAAAATGATGCATCCatatattatcgatacatccgtaatatttaacattactGGTGACAG atatagaaaaacgaaattacaaaCTTTAGTAAAAGAATTCCTTGGTGAAAgaatacaagaaaataaatctgGTCATTGTCCTACCGAAGATTCACAGGCTTCTATGAAATTAGTACAATTAAAGTTAGCAAATAGTTTGGATTATGGAGATGCTGTATTACTTGGTCAATGCAAtatgaatgtattaaaaatggaaGCAGAAAAGAGAACGAACGATCAACAATCATTTAAAACTGAAATACGGAAGTATGCTACTTCAATCTTCAAACATgtaacaaaagataaaaaatctgCTGCCATTGTGGGTATTGGGGAAGTTATGAatgaatattctaaatatttaacttgTTCTCTCAATATTATggatgatgaaaattttaatgaaaacgaTCAA gtgCGTCTTGTAGTAGCAGATAATGATAAACAAGCTGTACTTCGAGCTTCACAGATAGCCATGGAACATGCCTTTACTTTGTGtcatattagaataaatcaagataaattaaaatatgatcaaaTAGAAAAGACTTTTCGTACTGTAAATAAATGGGTACATAAATTATGGCAACATATGGCAGTGAATGGTTTAGCTTGCGTTATATTTCCGGGAGAAAATAACGCAGCAAATGGTGcttgttttttgaatttgaaaaaagaaatatctgaaGATTGTATAGTAGgtgtttga
- the LOC107992814 gene encoding RNA exonuclease 5 isoform X1 produces MKNLTTKQLQRIEKKKKKMAALLEITKLNDKDRKAKMHVLKKTSTEADQSNDTDNSDVSMEENVKRKRPCDEDLKETFLEHSTKKKNIEGTEESDTLANKKPRLSGDDYLKLKHELRERKKQLTKIPRFQLKAVGESASLSINVKSENRIPIFLSDVQHLLLYSLHGHHSPYVPTRWCQLEKYNKVTHTVVFVVEGLSLYHFMAYESMFPYITSKLEHRVEIVTPTAYGGSVIEDLAAVPITGIQSDKLIKQYGSLEAALQSNSDVIKLLRTVFPMYENLSMNAEKFKTGSELPPTDKFPRTQLLLSLCQMVEENYPVPLKGELAKKYENYIMTKDVYVEVNAKSPMFGLDCEMCKTTTGELELTRISLVDESMKIIYNSLVKPDNPITDYLTRFSGITKNMLDGVTTTLSDVQQTLRKLLPTDAILVGQSLNSDLHTLKMMHPYIIDTSVIFNITGDRYRKTKLQTLVKEFLGERIQENKSGHCPTEDSQASMKLVQLKLANSLDYGDAVLLGQCNMNVLKMEAEKRTNDQQSFKTEIRKYATSIFKHVTKDKKSAAIVGIGEVMNEYSKYLTCSLNIMDDENFNENDQVRLVVADNDKQAVLRASQIAMEHAFTLCHIRINQDKLKYDQIEKTFRTVNKWVHKLWQHMAVNGLACVIFPGENNAANGACFLNLKKEISEDCIVGV; encoded by the exons atgaagaatCTAACAACAAAACAATTAcaaagaatagaaaagaagaaaaagaaaatggctgCACTTCTGGaaataactaaattaaatgataaagataGGAAAGCTAAAATGCATGTTCTTAAAAAAACT tcTACAGAAGCTGATCAGTCAAATGATACAGACAACAGTGATGTTTCCATGGAGGAAAATGTCAAACGTAAACGTCCATGTGATGAAGATTTGAAAGAAACATTTCTAGAACATTctactaaaaagaaaaatatagaaggtACTGAAGAATCAGATACACTTGCTAACAAAAAGCCTAG attaagCGGAGATgactatttaaaattgaaacacgAATTACGGGAACGTAAAAAACAACTTACAAAAATACCtcgatttcaattaaaagCAGTTGGTGAAAGTGCTAGTTTAAGTATTAACGttaaaagtgaaaatagaATTCCTATTTTTCTTAGTGATGTGCAACATTTATTGTTGTATTCATTACATGGTCATCATTCACCGTATGTACCAACAAGATGGTGTCagcttgaaaaatataataag gtcACACATACTGTGGTCTTTGTTGTTGAAGGACtttctttatatcattttatggcTTATGAAAGCATGTTTCCTTACATAACATCAAAATTGGAACATCGTGTAGAAATTGTAACACCTACAGCATATGGAGGATCAGTAATAGAGGATCTTGCAGCTGTTCCTATAACTGGAATACAAagcgataaattaattaaac AATATGGATCATTAGAAGCTGCATTACAAAGTAACAgtgatgtaataaaattattacggaCTGTTTTTCCGatgtatgaaaatttatcaatgaatGCTGAAAAGTTTAAAACAGGATCTGAACTACCTCCTACAGATAAATTTCCTCGTACACAATTACTCTTATCATTATGTCAAATGGTAGAAGAAAATTATCCTGTTCCATTGAAAGGAGAATTGGCaaagaa gtatgaaaattatataatgacaaAAGATGTTTATGTAGAAGTTAATGCAAAATCACCAATGTTTGGTTTAGATTGTGAAATGTGTAAAACGACTACTGGAGAATTGGAATTAACAAGAATATCTCTTGTGGATGAAAGTATGAAA attatttataatagtctGGTAAAGCCGGATAATCCTATAACAGACTATCTCACACGCTTCAGCggtataacaaaaaatatgttgGATGGTGTTACAACTACATTATCGGATGTTCAACAAACATTACGAAAATTACTACCTACAGATGCAATTCTTGTAGGACAAAGCTTAAATTCTGACCTTCATACGTTAAAAATGATGCATCCatatattatcgatacatccgtaatatttaacattactGGTGACAG atatagaaaaacgaaattacaaaCTTTAGTAAAAGAATTCCTTGGTGAAAgaatacaagaaaataaatctgGTCATTGTCCTACCGAAGATTCACAGGCTTCTATGAAATTAGTACAATTAAAGTTAGCAAATAGTTTGGATTATGGAGATGCTGTATTACTTGGTCAATGCAAtatgaatgtattaaaaatggaaGCAGAAAAGAGAACGAACGATCAACAATCATTTAAAACTGAAATACGGAAGTATGCTACTTCAATCTTCAAACATgtaacaaaagataaaaaatctgCTGCCATTGTGGGTATTGGGGAAGTTATGAatgaatattctaaatatttaacttgTTCTCTCAATATTATggatgatgaaaattttaatgaaaacgaTCAA gtgCGTCTTGTAGTAGCAGATAATGATAAACAAGCTGTACTTCGAGCTTCACAGATAGCCATGGAACATGCCTTTACTTTGTGtcatattagaataaatcaagataaattaaaatatgatcaaaTAGAAAAGACTTTTCGTACTGTAAATAAATGGGTACATAAATTATGGCAACATATGGCAGTGAATGGTTTAGCTTGCGTTATATTTCCGGGAGAAAATAACGCAGCAAATGGTGcttgttttttgaatttgaaaaaagaaatatctgaaGATTGTATAGTAGgtgtttga